In Leishmania donovani BPK282A1 complete genome, chromosome 18, a genomic segment contains:
- a CDS encoding pumilio protein, putative, with the protein MSSNWTAASGAHLRVEDIDWGSTGGDDMFTSNADDLLMSDPRAVRRAETAPMVLTIMGTGGSLCVGGFEEEVNPDEEYRYTEDYHQLYYSKNPRDPRMLPPLTRRRHHLVREARAPGAFAVSSGDKQSVPSTNGAVGDRIENRESDCNNAAAATSAATAIAAAAPEATEHLSSQALVKLYVDTFRPDWDYAQIKSHVCTFSRDQDGSRLVQRLLEKPENIVSIFNEVIEEFGELATDVFGNYVLQKMFDVVPKAENDANALQEIKEAKMLDRLTAKVRGHLLEYSVQTYGCRVMQKAVENMRAADRNAIIRELDGKIVEFVFDQNANHVVQKVVEVCPSGAQFVVDAFIPSLGDLACHAYGCRVLQRTFEKCHDVEGVNIRPLMEAVLSRVNEFTVHQYGNYVVQHAMLNAPEDLRHRFVVQLTPQLYALSCSKFASNVAERIVTTATEEERDAIIKELKKPLSDFQGGNYLVNMMQDTYANYVVQRFFEAVSPTQREVISELVQPHIGTINQSVYGRHLLRKMVSNNILTNTFLLSQGIDVSGPEYGGNANNSGHRSGGHRNTANGTSGSENRHNGGGSTAYTNRNGNGRDSRSGGGVGSNSSGGGNNNGSGGRAGRGGRGGNSNNSSSNNSNNQHSDGKNNAMRSNGGGNPNSMLVLQPQLQLQQPIMTGYMPMPQQYPYGTPYGIPQLQQQQPQAPQPAYMYPAAAAAPQLYQPQQAYIPQIAPSGFGAFAGAATFSAPMPPQQQAGNYSLRYGTPMQQSTPTSQPLQTPAQQQQQPTRRGGAQSPQVYVNGGYNGAGQAHQQQPSPNSTLFPASQQQQQAFQANSDLADATLASGKGGCSGKGNTSAGVSSASHANATSSDKACAILTNSNTSSQQRAGYSNQRTPQQETGY; encoded by the coding sequence ATGTCTTCTAACTGGACTGCCGCGTCCGGCGCGCATCTTCGCGTGGAGGACATCGACTGGGGCTCCACAGGTGGCGATGACATGTTCACCTCGAATGCCGATGACCTACTGATGTCAGACCCCCGCGCGGTTCGCCGTGCCGAAACGGCACCGATGGTGCTGACCATCATGGGCACAGGGggctctctctgtgtcggAGGtttcgaggaggaggtgaaccCAGACGAGGAGTACCGCTACACGGAGGATTACCACCAATTGTACTACTCCAAGAACCCACGTGACCCCCgcatgctgccgccgttgacgcgccgccgccaccacctcgtgCGTGAGGCCCGCGCGCCCGGTGCGTTCGCGGTGTCGAGCGGCGACAAGCAGTCTGTCCCCTCCACGAATGGTGCTGTTGGCGACCGCATTGAGAACAGAGAAAGCGACTGTAAtaacgctgccgctgccacttccgctgccactgccattgccgctgccgctccagaGGCGACCGAGCACCTTTCTTCACAGGCGCTCGTGAAGCTGTACGTTGACACCTTCCGTCCTGACTGGGATTACGCGCAGATCAAGAGCCACGTGTGCACCTTCAGCCGGGACCAGGACGGAAGCCGTctcgtgcagcgcctgctAGAGAAGCCGGAGAACATTGTCTCCATCTTTAACGAGGTTATTGAAGAGTTTGGCGAGCTGGCGACCGATGTGTTCGGCAACTACGTGTTGCAGAAAATGTTCGACGTGGTGCCCAAGGCGGAGAACGACGCCAACGCGCTTCAGGAGATCAAGGAGGCGAAGATGCTGGACCGTCTCACGGCGAAGGTACGTGGCCACCTGCTCGAGTACTCGGTGCAAACGTACGGCTGCCGTGTTATGCAGAAGGCGGTCGAGAACATGCGCGCTGCCGACCGCAACGCCATCATCCGTGAGCTAGATGGGAAGATTGTGGAGTTCGTCTTTGATCAAAACGCGAACCACGTGGTGCAGAAGGTCGTCGAGGTATGCCCTTCTGGCGCGCAGTTTGTGGTGGACGCCTTCATTCCGTCTCTGGGCGACCTGGCCTGCCACGCCTACGGCTgccgcgtgctgcagcgcaccttcGAGAAGTGCCACGACGTGGAGGGGGTGAACATTCGTCCGCTCATGGAGGCAGTGCTCAGCCGTGTGAACGAGTTCACGGTGCACCAGTACGGTAACTATGTCGTGCAGCACGCCATGCTCAATGCGCCCGAGGatctgcgccaccgctttGTGGTGCAGCTGACGCCGCAGCTATATGCGCTGTCGTGCAGCAAGTTCGCCAGCAACGTCGCCGAGCGCATcgtgacgacggcgaccgAGGAGGAACGTGACGCCATCATCAAAGAGCTGAAGAAGCCCCTGAGCGACTTCCAGGGCGGCAACTACCTAGTGAACATGATGCAGGACACCTACGCAAACTACGTCGTGCAGCGCTTCTTTGAGGCCGTCTCGCCCACGCAGCGCGAGGTTATCAGCGAGCTCGTGCAGCCCCACATCGGCACCATCAATCAGTCCGTCTACGGTCGCCACTTGCTACGCAAGATGGTGTCGAACAACATTCTAACGAACACCTTCCTCCTCAGCCAAGGCATCGATGTTAGCGGCCCCGAGTACGGCGGCAATGCGAACAACagcggccaccgcagcggcggccaccgaAACACCGCTaacggcaccagcggcagcgaaaaCCGCCACAACGGCGGTGGTTCTACGGCATACACCAACCGAAATGGCAATGGCCGCGACAGCCGTtcaggcggtggcgtgggcagcaacagcagcggcggtggcaacaacaacggcagcggcggccgtgctggTCGTGGCGGGCGTGGCGgtaacagcaacaacagcagcagcaacaacagcaacaaccaGCACAGCGACGGCAAAAACAACGCCATGCGAAgcaacggtggcggcaaTCCAAACAGCATGCTAGTCTtacagccgcagctgcagctgcagcagccgatcATGACCGGGTACATGCCCATGCCGCAGCAGTATCCGTACGGAACTCCCTACGGCATTCCTCAGCttcagcagcaacagccccaggcgccgcagccggcgtACATGTAccccgccgcagccgccgctccgcAGCTGTatcagccgcagcaggcgtACATTCCACAGATAGCGCCTAGCGGCTTTGGCGCATTTGCTGGTGCCGCGACCTTttcggcgccgatgccgcctcAACAGCAGGCAGGCAACTATTCTCTCCGGTATGGTACCCCGATGCAGCAGTCGACGCCAACGTCCCAACCACTGCAGACGCCGgctcagcagcaacagcagccgactcgccgtggcggtgcacaGTCTCCGCAGGTGTACGTGAACGGCGGCTACAACGGCGCAGGCcaggcgcaccagcagcaaccgTCGCCGAACAGCACCCTTTTCCCTGCgtctcagcagcagcagcaggcgttCCAGGCGAACAGTGACCTCGCCGACGCCACCCTTGCCTCTGGCAAGGGAGGCTGCTCAGGGAAGGGAAACACTAGCGCTGGcgtgagcagcgccagccaCGCTAACGCGACAAGCAGTGACAAGGCTTGTGCCATTCTCACCAACAGCAACACTAGCAGCCAGCAGCGAGCCGGCTACAGCAACCAGCGCACCCCGCAGCAGGAGACGGGCTACTAG